Part of the Henckelia pumila isolate YLH828 chromosome 2, ASM3356847v2, whole genome shotgun sequence genome is shown below.
AGTGTGTGTTTCAGATCTGTTGAATCCAATTATGGTGAATGCCCTAGCTCTTTCATCATTCCGTGAATCTTACCACAAATTCATTTTGATGGGTGGGTctgataaaagaaatttaataCTTTGGGATCAAAAGATCAGGATCCATAAAGAGAAAAGACACTTGCTCATTATCAATGTTGTTGCTTTCCATAGGATGTGGAGGGAAATCAAACTTTTGGCTGCCTCAAAACCTGTTGTTGCTTCAATGGCTGATGTTGCTGCTAGTGGAGGGTATTATATGGCAATGGGTGCAGATGCCATAGTTGCTGAGAATCTTACACTGACCGGATCGATTGGAGTTGTAACAGGTGATTTCTTGTTTAAAGATTTGTTTGTCTCTTGTATGAAAAAATCTTATTGTGCTGAACTTGAAATTTGATAACACGAGTAACTATAACAATCAAATCTCTCGAAGCTGCTCGATATTTACTGCAAGTGTAtgagtcaagttttaatatagtgtaATGATACGGGTATCGTTCCCACATATATTGATATCTGACAAAtttacttcaaatttaattCGTTAGTTAACTAAAACGATaagttaataaattaataaactaaattgAGATTCAAATGAAATTATTAAACACatgcaatataaataatttaaattaattttctttGATGATTGAATTTCAATTCTCAGGTCATGATTTTGACGGAATTTCCTAATATATcgataattaaacaaaatatacTAACCAAGTATCCTTGCGTTATTCAACAGTGCAATGGCATTTTTTGTCGAgctatattaaattaaatagaaatTTTGAACGATTTAATTAATACACAACTTAGATGCTTCGACCGTAGGATCAATATGAGAAATTTGTCACATATGAAATAAATTGAAGCGTGTGCCATTTATTTTCCCTTCCTCTGTTCCAATGTTCAAGTGTCTGTGTTTTATATAATTGGATCATCGAGTTAAAAAATAAGTATTCATAGACATCAAATTTGTTAGTCTGCTGTCAGCAATTATAAATTTATGTTCTATTGTTGGCAGTTTTCTTGAGTTCCATTGGAATAACTTTCCATTTCAATTTCTCTCTTGCCTGAATCACTATTCACCTTTTTGGAACATATTAGTTATGCTATTTTTTTCCTTGTCTTCTTTAGTGTCAAAGTTCAGTTAACTTCAAAATTACTTGCTTAATCTATGTCAAATCATACACATGCTCATTCCCGAATTTGAGTTGAAGGATGATTTTTCGGGAATATAATGGGTCAATATTAATAAACTATTTAAGCAAAATGGATCCTTATGCCTTTTATAATTTGCTCCTAGGAAAGTTTAATTTGGAGAAACTTTATGAAAGAATTGGCTTCAATAAAGAGATCATATCAAAGGGAAGGTATGCAGAGCTTACCACAGCTGAACAACGACCTTTCAGGTACTCATAATATGGTGCTATCAAAGATTCACGTGTTATTTCACTCTAATCAAGGAGGCATGCACTTTTCGAATTTCCTTTTGATTTTCGTTTAGAATGAATGGCATCTTTAGGACTCATCTTGtgctaataaaaatatttaaatatgtaACCCCTTGAACTAAAATTATTTCCAATAGATATTGAAAAACATCTACTATTTGTTCACGGCAATTGTGTTCTGATTTGCTAATGATCACGAAGCTTCTAGGATTTAGCTGTTTGGATGATGACGAACTCCATTGTAAGTATTGGACGATAAAATTCGTCCAATGTGGGCTAGAAAAAGTTCAACCGATACATAAATATTTCCTATTCCAAATCTTTAACGTGCATATTGTACAACACAAGATTCCTTATGAAATTTTCAATGAAGGCGTCGTGACATGATTGATTGATGTCTAGAAAGTTATATTTCTAGGTTTCAACTAGTAAAACATTGTTAACTACTATGTTTCTAGCAGACACCTTACATTTACCTGTTGTATTAGTGCTACCATTGTCAACAAAGGCAATTTTGTGGCCTTTGCTAGTTGTAAGTTCGGTGAGAAGATTTTGTTGCATATCAGGCATCTTGAGCATTTACTATCCAGATATCATAAGGAATCCTCCACAACGTTGCCCCTCTATACCTATAATGACAAGAATAGTTTAACGAATTGTTACCCGTTAAGCATAGGTTGGAGGTTGGAGGTTGGAGGTTGGTGGTCAGGGCTTCATTTAGGAACCCGGACTTCTTTAATTCTATTTGGTTTAGGCCTGTCCCGATATGGTTCCTgaaaaaataatcatatttATGTTGGTTTGTGTGCTTGTCCTCGTCCAGTAAATCAATCGAGTCCTGGGTGAGCTTGGTTGAGGAGATGAAATACCTCTTTTAAGTTTTGCTGAACTTTTCTCCTCTGTTTTGGTCTCAGTATTGTCTTCCAGGATAGCCATTCTCTGTTTTGAATTTAATAGCATGGTTGGTGTAACAGTGTTGAACATCATGGTATCACATCTTATGTTTACTTTAGATGTCATGGCATTTCCTTTTTCCCCGAATATCTCTAGATAAAATGTGGTCTTGTTTGTGATTCGCAGGGCTGATGAAGCAGAACTCTTTGCCAAGTCTGCAGAGAATGCATATAAATCGTTTCGAGACAAGGCTGCCTCATCAAGATGCATGACCGTATGATTTCAGCACCGTATATAACTCCACTTGTCAGAAGATGGTGATTTTAATTCCATATTCATTGAACTTGAATTAATACTATGATAGGTAGAGAAGATGGAAGAGGTTGCTCAAGGTAGAGTTTGGACTGGTAATGATGCAGCTACACGGGGTCTGGTTGATGCGATTGGTGGCGTTTCTCGAGCTGTGGCAATAGCAAAACAAAAGGCTAATTTACCATTGGACCAACAGGTTTCTTCAAGGAAACTTCTGAGTCTTGGCATGCAATATGTTTTTCACTTTATCCCGCCATTTATGTTATTGCTTAAGCGTACGTCAAGTTTAGCGACTAGCATGACATGGGGTTGGCAAAATTTATTGAGAGatcatgaaataaaattatgatCTGTTGGCGAAATTTGTTGGAAAAAAATCCAATATAATATTAATCGGCCATCTAAAGATGAATAGCTAATACAGTATATAAAAATAGTTACATTTGTTAAGTGAGTGTGGTTGGCCAATGGCTCTCCTACTCTCCTTTCTTACTTCCAATACTCTTTTTGGAATTTTCGGTACGTATTGAAGATTAATTTTCCTCCATCCTTTTAATTTTGCATTGGTTCTTACTCCGGTTATTTTTGTTACTTGCCGTTCAGCATTTTGGCAACATTCGGaaaacttatttttatttttctccttGTGCTATTTCATGTCAAAATTTTCTTTccacaaatttaaatttctcagaaacactttttcAACACTAATCTCCGTTCTCTCTCTATCATACCATGTGCTTACATTTCAAATAAGAAATTCTAAACTCAATCCTAGTTGTTTTATCTTTGTGTCTGCTTCTCGCATCACAGAACAGTACCATCTCAATTATACCGATATTTCTCTCTTTTCTCAAATTCTTATTCTCTTGTTAACTAAATGAAGAGTATACAAATGTTACCTGAAGAATATCACCTGCAAACTTCATGCCCAAACCATTTGCTATGTAACAGTGTGAGGAACACTTCACTGCTGTGCAATGCAGGACTTTttctatttctttttttaattgCAATTATGTCTTAAGAGATGTATAAAACATTTCTAGAAATCATGAAATTTCTGTTGCCAACTTCAGTATTTTGTCCATCAGGGTGGGTTAAAAACATTTCATAGTCTTCTGCTGTGTCGCACACCCTCACTTGCATGGTTATTCTCCCACCCTTTTTTGCTTAGGTTCTGTAATAATTTATTTGGTTAAATTCCAAGTGTTTTGAGGAATTTTCTATAGTGTGTAATGTTGATGTGCACAAAACATGTGTTGATTAGTTTATTCTGGTTTAAGCAGTACTAAATGCAATTTTATTGTTGGGAATCAAGTTTAAAGAGTTCAGGCCTTACTTGATTTCCATATTTTCCTGcgtcttgaatttctttattggtCTTATTTACTAAAATGGTTTAACACATAGGTCACCCTTGTTGAGTTGTCGAAGCCCTCTACATCCCCGCTTGATGTCATTAGCGGATTGGGCAACTCCCTTGTTGAAACAGACAAAGGAATCAAAGAGTTGCTACAGGTTATGGCATCTTCTGATGGAATTCAAGCCCGCATGGATGGTATCATGTTTGAAAAATTCGATGGACCGGCTTCTTCTATCAGCTTTGTGTTCACATTCATTAAAGATTACTTGAGGTCtattaatttttgaagtttttcttCGTGCACATATCTACCAATCACGCACTggagtatatatatatcaacataTGGCAGTCAAGAAACCACCAGGCGCCAAGGCTTGTAACACCTGAATTGATACCATTCGAGGGAGGTGATCCCATATTTCTTGCGTGCAAATGCATATTACTATTTACTGGTTCTGACAAAGTGCTTCCTTCTTTATATGGTGGAATTGTATCGTGACAATTGACAATGTACTATTTGTATGGATTACCTCATAATCATTATTATCGCCATTTATTCCATGCTAAATTTTGCATGACACTTGCACCTCTTATGATCCCAAGTTTGGTTCCCTAAGTTATGAGATGCTATTCAAGGTTGAAAGCCTCTTAACAATAAATTAGTCCTTATAGGTTGGACTCGTAGGAGATAAGTACTAAGAACCTTTGGGAGAGTCGATGGCTATAGAGCATGAGAAAGTTATCATCGAGTCAAATTCTCTAACATTCGTGCATAATATCTAGAGTTCTCTATCATCGTGACTTTCATATCTTTCGTGGCCTCGATGAAGGTTTTGAGATTCCGCCACTTACCATGCAAGAATCATTCTCGAAAggttgaattgagtttattaaaaatatttcctATTAGATAACTCTTGTAATGTCATTTGTGGTTTGTGTGCTTCTACGAAGAAGATTTCGGTATAATCTCTCCGTTGTGTGTCaccatttaaaaaataatacgcTCCGGGTGGCCATTTATTAActgaaaagaaataaaaaataaaaaaactaaagaGGGGATGAGTAGCATCGAAGTAACAGAGTGATATGACTAAATACTTGATTCAATATATCTATAACGTAAACAAAGAGGAAAAACATGATGCCTCACCAAAACGTGACTAAAAAGCTACTAAATTTCTCTTTCTAACTTTTTTCATTTgttaaaaagttaaaaaaaaaattgtttttcttACCAATCTTATGGTTTTATTATACAGTTCATAACACACGATGAAACAtgtattttaaaaattcccATTGAGTTTTTACAAGTTCACCATGGACTCGAAGTACAATGAAGCCAAGAACATATGATGAGACAGGGCAATGGAAATATTGAAATGCCAACAACTTTTAGGTGTAAAATCACTTGTCTTACCAAGACATTCTTCTTACCTTATACCCTATGATAAATATTCCAAAACATTTACACAAAGGggattcaaataattttttaaaaaatgactcTCGGAAAATGGTTGATTTTATACGCTCCCAAGATGAAGCTCTACTTATGGGCAATCTTGTTACTAGTGAACTTTTGGCAAGCAGGTACATCCACTCTTTCAGATATTTGAACAATTTTCAACTTGTAAATTGCTCGTTTACATTACTGATTGTCATCTCTATGTGCTTCAAATTTCTTGGTGATTAGAGTCATTTGATCCATTGGATCCATTTGGGAACATTACAATCAAATGGGATGTGATATCATGGACAGCGGATGGATATGTGGTAAGCATTTTAATATACTCTATTGCTATGTGCACTATTAGGCGCTGATTAGTGAGGAGTACCAGAcattgatgtattattaatcttcGCTTTTTTCAATGTTTGACTCGAGTTCTAGAcattgatgtattattaatcttcGTTTTTCCAATGTTTGACTCGAGTTCTACAAAAGATTAACGACACGCATCAACATCTTATGCTATCATCCTTCTCTTATGAATCATTCATCTCATCTATGAGCCAAACAAGATCTACCATATATTCATAGTTCAaatctaaatatatatttgtactTTGTAGCACCAGAATCTTGATTTATATTCCTATGTCTTGGTTTATAGGCAGTTGTGACAATGAACAACTTCCAAATTTATCGCCACATAATGAGCCCCGGATGGATCTTAACGTGGAGTTGGGCTAAGAAAGAAGTGATTTGGTCGATGGTGGGTGCACAAGCAACCGAGCAAGGAGATTGCTCCAAATTCAAAGGAAATACGCCTCATTGCTGTAAAAGAACACCCACAATAGTAGATTTACTGCCTGGTGTGCCTTACAATCAGCAAATTGCTAATTGTTGCAAAGGTGGTGTTGTTTCGTCATGGGGCCAAGACCCGTCCCTCTCGGTTTCTTCCTTCCAAGTTAGCGTCGGCCTGTCCGGAACATCCAATAAGACCGTAAAACTCCCCAAGAATTTCACGTTGCTCGGGCCGGGACCAGGCTACACTTGTGGACCTGCAAAGATTGTGCCTTCAACCGTGTTCTTAACACCCGATGGAAGGCGAAAAACTCAAGCATTGAGTAAGAAAATGTTGATCATTTATAGAAAAAAAGAATTgaattcttttttctttttttttcctggGAATATGTTCAAGATCTTGATGGTTTTATGCAATGCAGTGACATGGAACGTGACGTGCACATACTCACAACTATTGGTGTCCAAACATCCAAGCTGTTGTGTTTCCTTGTCATCTTTTTACAATGAAACCATCGTCCCTTGCCAAACTTGTTCTTGTGGTTGCCAAAACAAAAAAGATTGCATCATGTATGCAATTCTTTCAATTTCCAAGCTACACAAACACACTAGCTTAAGTATAAATGGTAATTTCCTTTTAAAATCGGCCATCTTCTTGTCATGACATCAAACTAATGCATGCAGGAGCGATTCACACAAGCTAAAAATGGCGGGAATCAACACTCCGAGGAAGGATAACAAGCCATTGCTACAATGTACACATCACATGTGCCCCATACGCGTGCACTGGCACGTAAAAACCAACTACAGAGATTATTGGCGCGTTAAGATTGCCATCACAAATTTTAACTACAAGATGAACTACACACAGTGGACGCTTGTTGCGCAACATCCTAATCTAAACAACGTCACCCAAGTATTTAGCTTTGATTACAAGCCCATTGTTCCATACCAGTCTATAAGTAAGCTCAGATCCCCACTTTCTTGCACATCGATAGCTCTTGCTTGATTTAATTGAATTTCCCTTGGGAATTTTGCATATCCGAATAGGCATGCATACTCCATTGTGTGAATGACAAATTCGAGTGGTGCTGTCTTGATTGCAGATGATACAGGTATGTTTTATGGGATGAAGTTTTATAATGATCTGCTGATGGAGGCTGGACCCTTGGGAAATGTTCAAACTGAAgtacttttaaagaaggataaagatACATTTACCTTCAAGCAAGGTTGGGGATTCCCAAGGAAGATTTATTTCAATGGCGATGAATGTCAGCTTCCCCCACCTGATGCATATCCCACTTTACCCAACTCCGCACATAAAAATCTTGTGACATTTCTAAAGATTGCAGGTTCCATGATTTGGGTCTTTTTAGTTATTGGACCGTGATCAGTTTCCTAGTGATTAATTGATGAAATAGTTGATCTGCTGCTATATTTGGTATTTGCAAGTGTCCTAGGAACGTAGTTGCTTCACCTATTTGTAGTGAAGATTTGAGATGCAAATGTGTACCATCTTTTTATAAAGATTTTGATGAACGATGAATCTTTGTGGTTTCCAGATGAGGGGAACATCAGTGTATGGGTAAGGAAGATCATACATGTATAGGCACTGCCTTAATGCATATTTAAGGGCTGagatttatcaatacatgtgaAGTTTACTATTTTTTCAGTGGTCCccacatgtattgataaatctCCCGCCCTTAAATTCATCATTGAGATAATGTCCGTAAAAGTATGATGAAATTATTCTAGTGTATGATGGAAATGGGTACCAAGCcgaaaatatttcaagaacctATGCAATTCTGTTGTACAAATACATGTATCATCTGTACAAAAAATGTGATTTCCATTCGAAAAATACATCGTCTCATCTTTTCAATTTTTGGGACTGCCAttttttgagtgaaaaaaatacACACAACTACTAGCTTGTAACTCGTGATCCAACTCAAATCTTATGGGAACACACTTCAAATAAAGTAACACCATTCAATATATATTAAGTAATATTAACATATATATCAATACGGTCCACTAATCCATGGAATTGAGTACATAATACAGATGAACATTTTCCTATGGTGAAAGACAGCATTTATTAGGAGTTAAGACCTACATCCTGAATGCAGTCCACCCGAAATATGTGTAGAATGAAAAACAATTTACTAATTTAATTGAAGTAGTCATAAGTATAAAGGTGCATTCAAATTTTTGTCTACCTTATTTACTACATCCACAAGCAACCATAGCACGAAATGAAATTCAATAATATCACCACTCATAAATTTTTGTTGGCTCCAACAAGGACAAGAATTTAGAAACAGCTCCATGAAGCAAGGAAATGCTCACAAACAATCTCCATTTAGGGCAACAATAAAGTTAGGCTACATGACAATTCACAGCAACAGATGAAATTTAAGATGAACATGCTGGCAATGACCCGAATTAAAACGAGCCGAAGAGACAAACACTAAATCACAAACTCAACTTGGAATGTGCTGAGACAGAGACATTATTTGGAGCTGCCTCCAAAAAGGTATCCAAGGGAAGATCCACCACCTGGGGCAGCCTGGACTTTAGTAGATGGTCGGTCCTGTTACCAGAAAAGTTGAAAAATTATTATGGATTCAACAATCTAACCAGATCGGTAGAGTGGCAAGATGGCGACACAATCTGCACAAGCAAATCCTTAAGAGCAAACACCAGTAAGTATGAAGATGATGGAATAAGAAGTGAGTTTGTCATAACGAAACAAGAGATTTATGAAACAGCAAAATATTGGGGGAGACGACTTTCAGCAGACAAGGAAATCCAAAACATATTATGCAAGCCTAACGAATCTATATCAATAGTGTTAATGGCATATGATAGATTCAATGAAGACAATTAGCATATTCATATGGGTTTTGACAAAAATCCTGTCAATTTGAATTTCCATGGTGTGACAGTGAAAACATTGAAAAAGAGTGTCTAGAAATTGCAgtgaaagaaaaaaattaacCATTCAAAAGTGCAAATTATCGATGAGAAAAGAATACAGATCTGATTCAAGCATGATTTTCATTGGTTCTTTATTTTTGTACTACTGCATCTGAAAAAGGTTTATCAGCATGATTTTAACAGTTAACTTTTATGGTCCTACCATCACATGCCTAAATCTTGAGCAACTCTGGGCAGTAACACAATAGGTAAGAATTTGTCGAGTCAATTTCCCACTGAACGTGTATGTGCAACTAAGTAAAAACCCAATGCATAACTTTAACAATTGGATAATAGGCATACTGTGAGGAAGTTGCCAGTGTTTTGGCCATCGGCTCGGAGATAGTTGTTTGTTTGCCTTCCGGGGATGCCAGCTGGAATTTGCTTATCAGCAGAAGGAACCTTCTCTGGTACCGCCTGAGCAGACACTGGAGCCTGATTCGGAGGAGGAGCTTCCACAGTGTTTGTGGCAGGCTTTGGGGCAGGGGCACCACCATCTCCAAAAAGGTACCCCAAAGAACTCTGACCCCCACCACTGCTAACTCCTCGACCCATTCTTTGGTTCAAATTATCCCAATAAAAACCTGCTAAAATTTACAAGATAAAATACACATAAACAAGATATTAAACCCACAATTGTGTCCATCTGCTTATTCTTGAGGATGTTGAAATCTCGGGAAACAGTAAATTCAGTCAATTATTCACACATATTACCGGAATATGTTCAGAAAAATAAATCAGATTGATAAGCTAATGCGTAAAAGATTCTCCTAAAAGCTATCGAGAACGTAATCCAGAACAGTAGTATTCATTCCTAGGaccttaatttttattaaaacccTCAAATTTTAAATTGGCATCGTGGTTTTACACTCCCCTTGAAAACATGGAAATGTTCTCCACTCAGGATCCTGGATCCACCCTTGACTATGAATTTCTATCTGATGAAAATACCAACTTTCGTtcaagaaattttaaaaaattcgacGACTTCTATTGCAGTaactcattttttttattgctaatctaaataataaataaacgcCTTATACATCAAACATCACGTCTCTTTTTACTCATGCTAATCTTTCTCGCATTTTGAGAACAGACCGAAAAGATAAATTTAATCAGATCAAAATTACAAACAAAACCAATAACCTCGCAACCAAATCaactgttaaaaaaaaaaagaaaacatatATCAGATGTATAGGTTGCAGTAAAAatctacaaaaaaaaaagagctcAGATCTAAATGACTGGAAATGAAATACAAAAAGGAGATCCGAGCAATGTCGCTACTgatcttttcttttttcatcACAACGATCGCAAAGATCTAAAACGATTGATTTGAAAAAACATTGAAAGCCAGTGTAATCTGAGTTGAAACTGATTCGAAGCAATAAACATggagatttttgaaaattgtagaGAGAGAAAAAGTGCTGACCTGTGTTTTGAGTGAGGGATGAGAGAACGAGCTGAAACCTCGTGAACACACTCTCACTTTATATCTTTGATTCCTTTCCCCCTTCAAACAACCATGTACCATTATGCCAATAGTCAATACCCATTTATTCGCGCTTACCTAAAGTTATCAGGTTCGATGTTCAATTATAATAatcttttttttcaattttaagaaaaaaaaactttttattcGATCCCGAGTAAAATGAATTGTGGTGGAAAATTAGACGTGACTCGTATTGTATTTATCATTGATCAATCCGATGATTAGAGACGGAATTGTTTTTATTGAAATACCttaaattaatttcaaatatatattatatcatattaattgttatatataaaaattgataTCCATTATCCCATGATGGAAAACGACattgtttttattaatatatcttaatttattttcagtattttattaTATCATAAGCTTATGATAATCTTGTTATATTGTAACCACTTCAAAAAATTACTTTCGTAGAAAATGTGTGCATACCTAAAAAGCCTTGACATTAGTTAAGTAACTTGTTTGGTCTTAAAATATTGATATTCTATTTTACTCTTCTTAATAACGGAACGGATGATATTTATTTCTAATAGTCCAAAACTACTTGCATATGCTAGCATCGATTTTCCTTTAAAACATCACGACACCATATTCACATCTCATATTTATTCATTTAATCTTATCTCTATTTTTttgtgcaaattgctcaaaaatcttcaatgcaaacatgttttgctctgcactccctagccacttttttgtaccacaatttctgttaatttgtaccacatcttgtatggttttgtaccacatcttgtattattttgtaccacattttatgactaaggaccccaaagcaaaacatgtttgcatttggggatttttgagcaaattgcccttTTTTTTCGTGTCATGACTTTTCATCTCGGTAATTTTTGCCAGGAGAATATGTCAGAGTGcgtataattatatttaaatatggAAGAATTTGTATTGTAATTACAACAAAATGGATAATAcaataatatattttgtaaAGATACAGAAATCGAAATCAAACGAAAACGTGTAATAAGTTACAGTTTCTTATAATATATTCGTCCCCTGAAGTTTATTGTGAACGATTGTTCCCTATATATGACGGTGAAACCTGCAACAATTTAGCTCAAAGTATTGAACAGTATCTTAACTTTATCACGATTTTGACAAAAATAGCACAGATAAAAGTTGAGAGAATAAATGAAGTTAATTTGCTTTCAAAGGTATATATAGAATGAAATGAGAATGACGTCTATATCTATTACTACTATTATGTAAGAGACATTTAGTTGGTCTCTTGGTATGCCCAcaaaaatatacaatatatatgtatataaagaAAAACACACACCATAAACCGCTTCCTTCGACTAtctcaattattttattttttcatttaactatttctctcatttttctcaatttttgtatttaatatatagtacaatcattttatttgacaattttaattgaaatataattttattataaataacgGATTGTTTAGCACGCAAT
Proteins encoded:
- the LOC140879415 gene encoding COBRA-like protein 4, producing the protein MKLYLWAILLLVNFWQAESFDPLDPFGNITIKWDVISWTADGYVAVVTMNNFQIYRHIMSPGWILTWSWAKKEVIWSMVGAQATEQGDCSKFKGNTPHCCKRTPTIVDLLPGVPYNQQIANCCKGGVVSSWGQDPSLSVSSFQVSVGLSGTSNKTVKLPKNFTLLGPGPGYTCGPAKIVPSTVFLTPDGRRKTQALMTWNVTCTYSQLLVSKHPSCCVSLSSFYNETIVPCQTCSCGCQNKKDCIMSDSHKLKMAGINTPRKDNKPLLQCTHHMCPIRVHWHVKTNYRDYWRVKIAITNFNYKMNYTQWTLVAQHPNLNNVTQVFSFDYKPIVPYQSINDTGMFYGMKFYNDLLMEAGPLGNVQTEVLLKKDKDTFTFKQGWGFPRKIYFNGDECQLPPPDAYPTLPNSAHKNLVTFLKIAGSMIWVFLVIGP
- the LOC140883063 gene encoding protein SPIRAL1-like 1 → MGRGVSSGGGQSSLGYLFGDGGAPAPKPATNTVEAPPPNQAPVSAQAVPEKVPSADKQIPAGIPGRQTNNYLRADGQNTGNFLTDRPSTKVQAAPGGGSSLGYLFGGSSK